Below is a genomic region from Pseudomonas frederiksbergensis.
TCTTTATGTCAATCAGGTGAGAGTAATGCCGCCCCAAGGTATAAATTGCAAGCTGCCTTATTACAACTCCCAATCCAACCAACACACTACCCACATAAATACAAGTCAAACTCGGAGCAGGTAAAGCCGGCAGCAATAGCGCAACAGCCGTCATCACGACATGCAGAACCCTTGCATAACCATAAATAATCACAGTGCCGTGATCAGTATTACTTTCGGCGCTACCCTTATCACGCTTTACAACTTTAAGTTCAACAAATATCCATAAAACATATATCATATAAGGCAAAGCATAGCCCACTCCAAAGTGATAGCTAATTGTGATTATAGAAATAACACTCGACACCAATGATATCCAAAGTACAGAACCAAGAAACTTCTTCATGTAATCACCCCCTAGAATCAACCGTTATTTTAAGCACTACATCCCCACACCTGCTAAAAGCACCGAACAAAGCCAGACAACCAAATCCACCTTCCAAGCCAATATCCCGACAACTAAATTAAGCGAAAGCACTACAACAACATATTGATAGGCAACTCATGCGCTACCTGCTTAAACCTGCACACCTCAGACGCAGAAGCGGCCAACTCAGCCTCTTTTCCGGACACTGATTGATTAGCATGAGCCGTGAAAGACACTTCTGCCGCAGCACAAGACAACTCATTTTGAAGTGCCTCCAGGGAGACTCTATAACGCGTACGAAGACGTGTTTCGCGCCGTTCAATTATTGAAAATTTTATATGCGCCGGAAGGGGGAATAGATAATGATGGAAATCAGTGTTAATCATATTCAATACATATTGATTACACTCCCCATTAACCAAAGGAAAAAATATATCCGTTACCGCAAGCATTGATTGGCGAAACGCCTCAATAATTAACATGCCTTGGACATGCTGTCCCGTTTGGTGATCGCCCATTAACTCACATCGCTCATCAATATTTATCGGAATATAAAACTCCCCCCTTGCCATTTGAAGTGGCATTCCGATGAGCGTATTGAACCGGGTCCCTTTGTGACTGTATAAACCACTGACTCTATCGGTAACACGTTTAAGATCATCAAGCTCAATGACTTGGCGCAGCGAGTCTGACTTACTCACACTCTTGATTACCTCAAGAACCTCATCTTCTTGCGCACCTTGCCCCAATAGCAACGTATACCCCCCCCTTGAGTACAATCGCTACAGCTCAGCAATAACTTCAACTGCGCAACCGTTACAACATTTTCATTTCGTGCAAACTGATGAAATTTATTCCCAACAACAAATAATATTTTACACGACATATAAAGCCCATCCTGTATTTTCCAAAAGCATCGAGAATCTGATTAACGCACCACTCCTTTCCTGAATCGCAGCAACACGCAGGGTCAACAAAACCACATAATTTAAATTCGAGAAGTACAAGGCAACGGAAACACACCTTTAAAATTAACAGGTATAGATAAACCACAGGAGGCAAATCTTGATGTATTGCCTCGGCACAATACTCCCCCCCAGAAGAACCATACCTCCTTGGCAATTGCGTTTATTTCTGCAGGTTACTTTCAAATGCACACTTAAACCGGCATGATTTCTATCGGCACATCAATCTCTAACCACTGATCAGCTACGTCACTCATCTACGGACAGAACACATTTAATAGAGAGTTCAACCACCTATTAGATCTGACATTACCTTTCCAACTTTCTGCACCAAAGATTACCTGCAAAGCCACGATCAGCAAGGCAATCAAAGTCTGGTGAATGTAACAAGAAATTGCACAATTCTTATCAGCCTATTCCGCCTCGTATTCATTGGGTATCTGCTCGCTCAATATGCGCAAACTGCTTTCCTGCGATGCGCTATTTGCATGAGAAAACATCCTTTTCCTACGCTACGCAAAGAATATTCCTACTTGGTCGCGTCCAGTAGACGGTCGAGGGCCTATAAAACGCTTGCTCGACGCGACGCGAATTAACGCGATCTCGATACGCTCATGCTGAATTCTGGACACGCCGGGTTGGTGCAGTTTTCAGTAGGAGGCTGGGAAGGGTACGGCTGATGACTTTTGGGGGAGTACCATGAGGATCGACCCGAGAGCGCATATTCCCCTCACAGGGATGGGATCCCGTGGGATGTTACTGTCGCAAGGGACAAAATATTTGTTCGAACTTCAAGTGAGAGTCGCATCAGGGCGAAAATCGACCACAGAGTACGCGGCCCCGTATCATTGCGATGCTCTTAGCGTGATGCCTGAACTGACTGCGTCATCGCCCCCAAGAAATCACAAATAACGCGTAAACAATAACGCCGTCCAACGCATGGACTCTGGATGTGGTTCGTGATAGTTGCGCTGTTCTTTTCCAGCGCTCGGGTGCGACTGATGTTCATGCGTATGGGCCACTGGTTCGAGCGAACCATGGGGGTGATCCTGATTCTGTTTGCGGGACGCCTGATTCTGTCCATGTAGATCGTGCCTGTGTTCAAGGCACCAGGCCTCGGCGTTGAGCAACAGGTCAGTCGCTCAACGCCGAGATACCAAGGCAGTGCTTACTTCAGGTTGCCGCTGAGGAACTGCTGCAAACGCTCGCTCTTCGGATTGCCAAGCACGTCTTCAGGCGCGCCCTCTTCCTCCACCCGCCCCTGATGCAGGAACAGCACTTGATTCGAGACTTTGCGGGCGAAGCTCATTTCATGGGTCACCATGATCATGGTCCGGCCTTCTTCAGCCAGGCCCTGGATTACCTTGAGCACTTCGCCCACCAGTTCCGGGTCCAGCGCCGAGGTCGGTTCGTCGAACAGCATGACTTCCGGCTCCATCGCCAGGGCGCGGGCAATGGCCACCCGCTGTTGCTGACCACCCGACAGGAACGCCGGGTACTGATCCGCCACTCGGGCCGGCAGGCCGACCTTGTCCAGATAACGACGGGCGCGGTCTTCAGCATCTTTCTTGCTGACACCCAGCACCCGGCGCGGGGCCATGGTGATGTTTTCCAGCACGGTCATGTGGCCCCACAGGTTGAAGTGCTGGAACACCATCGCCAGACGGGTGCGCAGTCGTTGCAGTTCAGCATCGTCGGCCACGCGCATGCCATGGTGGTCTTTGACCATGCGAATCTGCTTGCCGTCCAGGCTCATGGCGCCGTCGTTGGGTGTTTCGAGAAAGTTGATGCAGCGCAAAAAGGTACTTTTGCCCGAGCCGCTGGCGCCGATCAGGCTGATCACGTCACCGGTGTTGGCCTTCAGGGAAACGCCCTTGAGCACTTCGTGGCTACCGTAACTCTTGTGTAGTTCTTCAACAGTCAATTTGTACATGTGCGCAATCATCCTCTAAGGGAAAATGGGTCGCCGCGGCGTAGACGTCGCAACCGGCGACAAAGCCTGTGGCCTGATTAGTGAGCCGGGCCAAGAAAGGCCAGCCAACGACGCTCGGCAATGCGGAACAGCCCGACCAGCGCAAAGGTGACCAACAGGTAGATCAGCGCGGTAATACCGAACGATTGAAAGGTCAAAAAGGTCGCCGAGTTGGCATCCCGCGCCACTTTCAAAATGTCCGGGACGGTGGCGGTGAAGGCCACGGTGGTCGAGTGCAACATCAGGATCACTTCGTTGCTGTAGTACGGCAACGAGCGACGCAGGGCCGACGGCATGATCACGTAGGCATAGAGCTTCCAACCCGTCAGGCCATAGGCCTTGGCCGCTTCGACTTCGCCGTGGTTCATGCTGCGAATCGCCCCGGCGAAAATCTCCGTGGTGTAGGCGCAGGTGTTCAGGGCAAAGGCGAGGATGGTGCAGTTCATCGCATCGCGAAAGAACGCATCGAGCACCGGCTGCGCGCGGACCGCTGCCAGGCTGTAGATCCCGGTGTAGCAAATCAGCAGCTGGATATACAGCGGCGTGCCGCGAAACAGGTAGGTGTAGAACTGCACCGGCCAACGCACGTAGAGCTTGTTGGAAACCCGGGCAATCGACAGGGGAACCGACACCAGAAAACCAATGAAGATCGAGGCGCTGAGCAGCCACAGGGTCATGGCCAGGCCGGTGATGTGGTAACCGTCGCTATAGAGGAAAGGCTTCCAGTAGTCCTGCAGTAATTCGATCATCGTACCGCCTCCCGAGAGCCTGCCGCGTAATGCCGTTCGAGCCAGCGCAGGACATAGTTCGAAGCGCTGGTAATCACCAGGTAGATCAGCGCTGCCAACACCAGAAAAAAGAACAGTTGATAGGTGCTTTTACCGGCGTCCTGAGCGGCCTTTACCAGGTCCGCCAGGCCGATGATCGACACCAGCGCGGTGGCCTTGAGGATCACCATCCAGTTATTGCCGATGCCCGGCAGGGCGAAGCGCATCATTTGCGGGAACACGACGAAGCGAAAGCGCTGAGCACGGCTCAAGCCGTAAGCGGTGGCCGCTTCCATCTGCCCGCGGGGCACAGCGAGGATCGCGCCACGAAAGGTCTCGGTGAAGTACGCTCCGTAGATAAAGCCCAGGGTGATGATCCCTGCGGCGAACGGATCGATCTCGATGTATTCCCAGCCCAGCGCCTCGGTGAAACTGGTCAACCAGGTTTGCAGGCTGTAGAAAATCAGCAGCATCAGCACCAGGTCCGGCACCCCGCGAATCAGCGTGGTGTAGAGCTGGGCCGGAATCCGCAACAGTTTGACGCTGGAGAGTTTGGCACTGGCGCCGATCAGGCCGAGCAGAACGCTCAACAACAGCGACAATATCGATAACTTGACGGTCATCCAGGAGCCTTCCAGCAACAGAGGGCCGAACCCCTTCAAGCTGAATGCGGAGAGCCCGAGTGTCTGCAAAAGTGCTTCGAACATAATTTCGGAACCTATAGCGATAAAAAAGCGCCCGTCCCGAGGACGGGCACCGGGGCCTTACTTGCCGCTGTAGAGACTCAGATCACCGAAGTGTTTCTTCGAGATCGCGTCGTAGGTGCCGTTGTCGTGTAACGCCTGGATGCCTTTATCGAGAAGGGCCTTGAGCTCTGTGTTGCCTTTGGCGATACCCACTGCTGTTTTAGCGGGCAACAATTCGCTGTCGATCGGTTTGCTGACCTCGAAATCAGCCCCTTGCGGCGACTTCAAAAAGCTCAGTTTGGCTTGCAGCATGTCCTGAATCGTGGCGTCGAGGCGACCGGACATCAAGTCAGCGTAAACCTGGTCCTGGTTGGCGTAGGCCTTGGTTTCTACCCCGGCCTTGTCCAGCACAGCCTTGGCGTAGGCTTCCTGGATGGTGCCTTGCTCGTAGCCGACCTTTTTACCCTTGAGCGAGGCCACGTCAGAAACGCCGGAGCCTTTCTTGTAGACCAGTGCGGTCGGGCCGGAGAACAGCTCGCTGGAGAAGTCGATGACTTTCTCACGGGCCGGAGTCACGGTCATGGAGGAGATCACGCCGTCGAACTTGTTGGCCTTCAGGCCTGGAATCGTGCCGTCGAAATCGCTCTCGACCCATTTGCACTTGACCTTCAGCTCGGCGCAGATCGCGTTGCCCAGATCAATATCGAAGCCCGTCAGGCTGCCATCGGCCGCTTTGGACTCGAACGGTGCGTAAGACGCATCAACACCAAAACGCAGCTCTTTGTATTCCTTGGCCGTGGCTACGCCTGCGGCCATGCACAGAGTCAAAGCAGAAAGGGTCAGCAATGTTCTTTTCATTATTATCAATTCCTAAAACCATTACGGGCGCTTGTGGCGAATGGGTGCTGTAACTGGAATGCATGCAACGCTGTGAACCTGAACCAAATTCTCAAGTACGTGCTTTAAAGCCATCTTGTGCGTCAACGCCTCCTGGCGACTCCAACGCACACACGCTTACTTGTACATACAAGCATATGCAATCAACCAGCCAACTCGCTGAACGGCAGCTAAAGAAAGCGTGTAAAGCAAAAGGAAGGCCTCTGGAGCAGGGCTTTGGGGGGTGACCTGAAAATTCTCGAGGGTTGTTGAGCCGCGTTCGTGGGTGTTACCTGAGCCACGTTTTGCGTCGTGCTGGTGCATCCGGTAACAACTTTTGAGGGGGCATTACGTGTGGAAATAACCCGCAGTGGGGCAGCCAACGTCACCATCGGGGAAGTGTTGGGAGGCTGCAAACCGGCCGCTCGGATATGTCTTTGTAGACCGGGTCAGCACTGCAGAGCAGTGAGGACAAGCGTCACTTAGGTGCCAGCCTTGCAGGCAATGCCGTAGTCGAACGTTAGATCGCATTTGGCGGGATCAGTCGCGGTTTCGTCAGCGCGTATGAGATGGTTTTGAATGCCGTACTCAGGTTGACGTTCCCCCCGGCTGCGTTCGGGCACGTGTCAGAGAAAAAATAGGAGGGGCCTGTTGCGATCTGTTGCATGGTGTTGCAAGGCGTCAAATCGCTATTACCGTCGCTGCACGGCGCCGAAGTGGAACCGCCACCGATATAGGCCACGGTATAGATCAGCGTACTGGTCTGCTTGACGGTATTGGCTGCAGTAACGGCCGCCTTGCATTCCGATCCATATTGGCTTTTGTAGGTGTTGCCAAGTTGACCTTGCGATGAAGATGCATCGCCGTCGCTCATCAGGACGATCACGTCTTGCCCGGGCGGCGACTGCCCTTGTGACATGCTCAGCAAGGCTGCCTGCGCGGAAGAAATCGCTTGAGTAAAATACGTGCCTAAACCGCCAATTGCCTGGATGCCGCCGCAGCCGCCTACCCCTAGCGCCTGCGCAATGCTTGAACTCGTGTTGATTTGGCCGTTTTTGAGAAAGCCGGAACTGAGCCCGGAGACTTGATAGGTGGCGCCGCTCGTTACAACTCCCTGCGCCACAGCCGAGTAACTACTGGCTATAGATTGATTCGAGCCGCATGAAAAGTTGCTACTTGCTGCGAGCGGCGGGTAGGTCATCAAGCCCACGTTATCGCCAGCGTTCGTCAAGTTGTTAATGAGTGTCAGTGCCGCCTGCTGGGAACATTGGAGTCGGGTCAGTGACTTTCCATTTGCCCCTGGGCAATTAGCGTCGGAGGTATTCATCGATCCTGTGGTGTCGAGCAAAATAATGACATTGTATTTGGTTGGCACGGCTCCGCCGCCGGCTACAGCCTTCGAGGCAGCGGTAATTTGCATTGAAGGGAAACCAAATACCTGGGAAAAGTAGAGCGGCACCGTCGCTTGCTGTACTACCTGGATACCATTGAATTTCGACACTGCTCCGGCTGCGGGCAACTGAGCATTGACCAATTGCAGACCTGTGATGCTGGCCGGCGACACCGTGACGTTGGCAGGCAACGTGTTGTTCCCCTGTCCGGCGGAGTACGCGGCGGCATTCGTTTGCGCCGTTGCAAACGAACTGTTCCAAAGGTCGGCGGCTCCGGCCAGCGCGGCAGCATCAGTGGCGGCCTGTAAGCGCTTCTGATTGTAGAGAACGTAGCCAGCATCGACGCTCAGGGCGACAAACCCCAGCAGGACGGCCATCGATAGGGCTGCCAAGACAACCACTGAGCCACGTTGGTGGCCCATGGTCTGCTGCCGGTTAGACATTCTTGACATAAGGGTGTACTCCTTGAGTTGAGGGATTTGATCAGGAGTATTCACTGCGCTCGCTCTACGACGGTGAAGCTCAGTGACGAAGGGAGCAGGTTCGTAATACCGGGAAAAGACCCTGTGAAAAGGGGCTTATAAGGGGAGTACGTCACCGTTACCGTGGCATTAGTGACTGCCCCATTCAGCACTGCATTGTTCAGGCCGACCGCGCAAGTAGCGTCAGCGCTGCATGAGGCGTTCCCCACGGAAGTCGAGTACGA
It encodes:
- a CDS encoding methyltransferase family protein codes for the protein MKKFLGSVLWISLVSSVISIITISYHFGVGYALPYMIYVLWIFVELKVVKRDKGSAESNTDHGTVIIYGYARVLHVVMTAVALLLPALPAPSLTCIYVGSVLVGLGVVIRQLAIYTLGRHYSHLIDIKNDHKIVDYGIYKLVRHPAYTGMLVGSLGLTISYFSYPSLIILIFTLIPSILNRISHEERELIKVDGYRSYMGVSKKFIPYVY
- a CDS encoding vWA domain-containing protein; amino-acid sequence: MSRMSNRQQTMGHQRGSVVVLAALSMAVLLGFVALSVDAGYVLYNQKRLQAATDAAALAGAADLWNSSFATAQTNAAAYSAGQGNNTLPANVTVSPASITGLQLVNAQLPAAGAVSKFNGIQVVQQATVPLYFSQVFGFPSMQITAASKAVAGGGAVPTKYNVIILLDTTGSMNTSDANCPGANGKSLTRLQCSQQAALTLINNLTNAGDNVGLMTYPPLAASSNFSCGSNQSIASSYSAVAQGVVTSGATYQVSGLSSGFLKNGQINTSSSIAQALGVGGCGGIQAIGGLGTYFTQAISSAQAALLSMSQGQSPPGQDVIVLMSDGDASSSQGQLGNTYKSQYGSECKAAVTAANTVKQTSTLIYTVAYIGGGSTSAPCSDGNSDLTPCNTMQQIATGPSYFFSDTCPNAAGGNVNLSTAFKTISYALTKPRLIPPNAI
- a CDS encoding transporter substrate-binding domain-containing protein — protein: MKRTLLTLSALTLCMAAGVATAKEYKELRFGVDASYAPFESKAADGSLTGFDIDLGNAICAELKVKCKWVESDFDGTIPGLKANKFDGVISSMTVTPAREKVIDFSSELFSGPTALVYKKGSGVSDVASLKGKKVGYEQGTIQEAYAKAVLDKAGVETKAYANQDQVYADLMSGRLDATIQDMLQAKLSFLKSPQGADFEVSKPIDSELLPAKTAVGIAKGNTELKALLDKGIQALHDNGTYDAISKKHFGDLSLYSGK
- a CDS encoding ABC transporter ATP-binding protein; amino-acid sequence: MYKLTVEELHKSYGSHEVLKGVSLKANTGDVISLIGASGSGKSTFLRCINFLETPNDGAMSLDGKQIRMVKDHHGMRVADDAELQRLRTRLAMVFQHFNLWGHMTVLENITMAPRRVLGVSKKDAEDRARRYLDKVGLPARVADQYPAFLSGGQQQRVAIARALAMEPEVMLFDEPTSALDPELVGEVLKVIQGLAEEGRTMIMVTHEMSFARKVSNQVLFLHQGRVEEEGAPEDVLGNPKSERLQQFLSGNLK
- a CDS encoding AfsA-related hotdog domain-containing protein, translated to MSKSDSLRQVIELDDLKRVTDRVSGLYSHKGTRFNTLIGMPLQMARGEFYIPINIDERCELMGDHQTGQHVQGMLIIEAFRQSMLAVTDIFFPLVNGECNQYVLNMINTDFHHYLFPLPAHIKFSIIERRETRLRTRYRVSLEALQNELSCAAAEVSFTAHANQSVSGKEAELAASASEVCRFKQVAHELPINMLL
- a CDS encoding ABC transporter permease, translated to MFEALLQTLGLSAFSLKGFGPLLLEGSWMTVKLSILSLLLSVLLGLIGASAKLSSVKLLRIPAQLYTTLIRGVPDLVLMLLIFYSLQTWLTSFTEALGWEYIEIDPFAAGIITLGFIYGAYFTETFRGAILAVPRGQMEAATAYGLSRAQRFRFVVFPQMMRFALPGIGNNWMVILKATALVSIIGLADLVKAAQDAGKSTYQLFFFLVLAALIYLVITSASNYVLRWLERHYAAGSREAVR
- a CDS encoding ABC transporter permease, yielding MIELLQDYWKPFLYSDGYHITGLAMTLWLLSASIFIGFLVSVPLSIARVSNKLYVRWPVQFYTYLFRGTPLYIQLLICYTGIYSLAAVRAQPVLDAFFRDAMNCTILAFALNTCAYTTEIFAGAIRSMNHGEVEAAKAYGLTGWKLYAYVIMPSALRRSLPYYSNEVILMLHSTTVAFTATVPDILKVARDANSATFLTFQSFGITALIYLLVTFALVGLFRIAERRWLAFLGPAH